One window from the genome of Deltaproteobacteria bacterium encodes:
- a CDS encoding acyl-CoA dehydrogenase, with amino-acid sequence MIDLSIGRDLETWLDQVRRLGRDYLRPLGIEADRRHEPVPPDHPFFALAWRMGLGQPLGVEERSASGPRNGARRGVVVAEEMSYWDRGMSVAMPGLGLGGPPLLTMGTPEQKERFLAPFRDREQPHWAAFGMTEPGAGSDVAAIQTTARRDGDGWVLNGAKTFISNSMRADWIVVWATVDRAAGRAGHRAFIVERGTPGLEDMRYEHKMGLIAYESSSFTLRDCRVPVANLLGGERYYAERAGFKGAMKSFNATRPAIAAMAVGIARAAYDAARDFARAHYALDRPTPRYQRVREKLARMARKIEGGRLLCWRAAYLADVEQPNEIEASMAKAFAAGMAQEATGLAVEILGDAGVTADAYVEKLYRDVKAMDIVEGTGQIQRLVIARRLVGLPG; translated from the coding sequence ATGATCGACCTCTCCATCGGCCGAGACCTCGAGACCTGGCTAGATCAGGTTCGCCGCCTCGGCCGCGACTACCTCCGCCCGCTCGGCATCGAGGCGGACCGGAGGCACGAGCCCGTGCCGCCCGACCATCCCTTCTTCGCGCTGGCGTGGCGGATGGGCCTCGGGCAGCCCCTCGGGGTCGAGGAGCGCTCCGCGAGCGGCCCCCGCAATGGGGCTCGCCGCGGCGTCGTCGTCGCCGAGGAGATGTCGTACTGGGACCGCGGCATGTCGGTCGCGATGCCGGGGCTCGGCCTGGGCGGCCCGCCGCTCCTCACCATGGGCACCCCCGAGCAGAAGGAGCGCTTCCTCGCCCCGTTCCGCGACCGCGAGCAGCCGCACTGGGCCGCCTTCGGCATGACGGAGCCCGGCGCGGGCAGCGACGTCGCCGCCATCCAGACGACGGCGCGGCGCGACGGGGACGGCTGGGTGCTGAACGGCGCCAAGACCTTCATCTCGAACTCGATGCGCGCCGACTGGATCGTGGTGTGGGCGACGGTCGATCGGGCGGCCGGGCGCGCCGGGCACCGGGCCTTCATCGTCGAGCGCGGCACGCCCGGGCTCGAGGACATGCGCTACGAGCACAAGATGGGGCTGATCGCCTACGAGAGCTCCTCCTTCACGCTGCGCGACTGCCGCGTGCCGGTGGCGAACCTCCTCGGCGGCGAGCGCTACTACGCCGAGCGCGCCGGGTTCAAGGGCGCGATGAAGAGCTTCAACGCGACCCGCCCCGCGATCGCGGCGATGGCGGTCGGCATCGCGCGGGCGGCGTACGACGCGGCCCGCGACTTCGCGCGCGCGCACTACGCGCTCGACCGGCCCACCCCGCGCTACCAGCGCGTGCGCGAGAAGCTCGCGCGCATGGCGCGGAAGATCGAGGGGGGCCGTCTCCTCTGCTGGCGCGCCGCGTACCTGGCCGACGTCGAGCAGCCGAACGAGATCGAGGCCTCGATGGCGAAGGCGTTCGCGGCCGGCATGGCGCAGGAGGCGACGGGCCTCGCGGTCGAGATCCTGGGCGACGCGGGCGTCACCGCCGACGCCTACGTCGAGAAGCTCTACCGCGACGTGAAGGCGATGGACATCGTGGAGGGCACGGGGCAGATCCAGCGCCTCGTGATCGCGCGGCGGCTGGTGGGGCTGCCGGGGTGA